Proteins encoded in a region of the Vitis riparia cultivar Riparia Gloire de Montpellier isolate 1030 chromosome 7, EGFV_Vit.rip_1.0, whole genome shotgun sequence genome:
- the LOC117917746 gene encoding glycine-rich protein 5-like translates to MAKWFIMAVLAVAVVHTTARTVPSDAGLDDQKNIVGFGGLGGFGGVGGVAGVGGSGLPFGGLGGVSGLGGGIGSAGGLSGTGGLGSLGGLGGTGGLGTLGGIGSGVGTGGVLGGPGGGAGSLPFP, encoded by the coding sequence atggCAAAGTGGTTTATCATGGCAGTGCTTGCCGTAGCAGTGGTTCACACCACTGCAAGGACTGTGCCTAGTGATGCTGGTCTCGATGACCAAAAGAACATCGTCGGCTTTGGCGGGCTCGGTGGCTTCGGCGGAGTCGGTGGTGTTGCAGGAGTAGGTGGTTCTGGACTGCCATTTGGTGGACTAGGTGGAGTCAGCGGACTTGGCGGAGGAATCGGTAGTGCAGGTGGACTGAGTGGGACAGGAGGGCTCGGCAGCTTGGGTGGCTTGGGTGGCACCGGTGGTCTCGGAACCCTAGGCGGCATAGGCAGTGGAGTGGGCACCGGTGGTGTACTCGGTGGTCCTGGTGGTGGCGCTGGTTCTCTTCCTTTCCCTTGA